In the genome of Anaerolineae bacterium, the window GAGGCTGACCGGATTTGGATTCGTAAGGTGCTGCCACTAATATCTTATCCGCTGGCGCGTTGGCGCTGGCTCAAATTCTTCCAAAGGACGATGCGCCCCAGAAGATACGGGGTTATCATCACCCTGCACGACGACACCGAGAGCCGGCGCCAGGACCAGGAAATCCAGATCAAAAATGCCATCATTCAGGAGATTCACCACCGGGTGAAAAATAATTTACAAACCATTGCCGGCCTGCTGCGCATGCAAGCCCGCCGCACCCAATCCCCGGAAGCCCGCACGGTTTTAGAAGAAACCCAGCATCGCATCTTAAGCATCGCCGTGATTCACGAATTTCTATCCAACGAAAGCGCCGATATTATCAACATCAAAGACGTGAGCCATAAAATTGTGGCCCAACTCCAGCAAGGCGTGCTTCATCCCGACCAGGAGGTTCAGTTCAAAGTTACCGGCGATTCAATTTCGGTGCCGCCTCGCCAGGCTACTGCCTGTTCCCTGATCTTGAACGAGCTGTTACAAAATGCAGTTGAGCATGGCTTTACCGATCAAAAAACAGGACTTATTCAGATCAATTTGGAAGATGGCGGCGATGAGGCTATTATTAGCGTGGTAGATAACGGCCGGGGTTTGCCGGATGATTTTGAATTGGAGCAGACCAACCGGCTGGGGCTGCAAATTGTCAAAACTCTGGTGGAAAATGACCTGAGAGGACGACTTGAGTTGCGTAACAGCGTCAATGACGACGAGGGTTTATTGGTAAACATCACTTTTCCCAAAACAATTGGAGGTTAAATCAATGGAAAGAGCACGTATTGTGGTGGCCGACGATGAGTCCATCGTTAGAACAGATTTGAAAGAAATGTTGACCAGCCTGGGCTATTTGGTAATTGGCGAAGTGGGCGATGGGCGGAGCGCGGTCAACCTGGCCCGCGAGCTAAAGCCCGACGTAGTGTTGATGGACATTAAAATGCCCGACATGGACGGCATTGAAGCCGCCAAAGTTTTAACCGAAGAGCAGATTGCGCCCGTGGTCCTGCTCACGGCCTACAGCCAAACCGAGTTGGTGGAGCGGGCCAAAGACGCGGGCGTGGTGGGTTATTTGATCAAACCGTTCAGAGAGTCAGACCTGATGCCGGCCATAGAAGTGGCCCTCTCGCGCTTTAAGGAGTTTCAGGCGGTGAGGCAAGAAGTGGAAGATTTGCAAA includes:
- a CDS encoding histidine kinase N-terminal domain-containing protein, whose product is MYDSVGDYLNLTEAEITFLWQVEQQMGIMADLSRADVLLYGRQSALEAVVLAHAQPHSIAHVYSKNQEGRVVNLKEKPEIKRALMRGQRQKEKGGFISEGAPVVKQALPIYFPPLICFSAMDAESGKPRVIAALVIVTNLLEHERHRLRSKVFRQALKKLQTMVWHGQLPGAAELSPFGEQDGIVFTTSEGVIRYASGVANNLYRKVGYKDTLVGRHLSHLETEDEALRKLALAQNRCIEQEIAEADRIWIRKVLPLISYPLARWRWLKFFQRTMRPRRYGVIITLHDDTESRRQDQEIQIKNAIIQEIHHRVKNNLQTIAGLLRMQARRTQSPEARTVLEETQHRILSIAVIHEFLSNESADIINIKDVSHKIVAQLQQGVLHPDQEVQFKVTGDSISVPPRQATACSLILNELLQNAVEHGFTDQKTGLIQINLEDGGDEAIISVVDNGRGLPDDFELEQTNRLGLQIVKTLVENDLRGRLELRNSVNDDEGLLVNITFPKTIGG
- a CDS encoding response regulator translates to MERARIVVADDESIVRTDLKEMLTSLGYLVIGEVGDGRSAVNLARELKPDVVLMDIKMPDMDGIEAAKVLTEEQIAPVVLLTAYSQTELVERAKDAGVVGYLIKPFRESDLMPAIEVALSRFKEFQAVRQEVEDLQNALETRKLVERAKGILIDSQNMSEQEAFRKIQKMSMNTRKPMKEVAEAIILAHETRQQ